One genomic window of Nicotiana sylvestris chromosome 10, ASM39365v2, whole genome shotgun sequence includes the following:
- the LOC104221022 gene encoding uncharacterized protein — MEYLTRSLKNLKDQPNFNYHPRCERLGLVANLNKSNIYFGGVSSAVQQEITQKTGFSIGELPFRYLGVPLSTKKLSIFPLPKKIIQQVEVICTKFLWIGDSSSSKKTLAAWNKLYRPKTKGGLNATDLNTWNRVALLKHM, encoded by the exons ATGGAATATTTGACCAGAAGTTTGAAGAACTTAAAGGATCAACCTAACTTCAACTACCACCCAAGATGTGAAAGACTGG GCTTAGTGGCAAATCTGAACAAGAGCAAcatatattttggaggtgtttcaAGTGCAGTACAACAGGAGATTACTCAAAAAACAGGGTTCAGCATAGGTGAACTTCCTTTTCGATATTTAGGTGTCCCATTAAGTACAAAAAAGCTATCA ATTTTCCCTTTGCCAAAGAAAATCATTCAACAAGTTGAAGTAATTTGTACGAAATTCCTATGGATTGGTGATAGTAGTTCGAGCAAGAAGACTTTAGCGGCATGGAATAAGCTGTACAGGCCTAAAACTAAGGGAGGACTGAATGCCACAGACCTTAATACATGGAATAGGGTAGCTCTGCTGAAGCATATGTAG